From Chaetodon auriga isolate fChaAug3 chromosome 10, fChaAug3.hap1, whole genome shotgun sequence, a single genomic window includes:
- the trim101 gene encoding tripartite motif containing 101 isoform X1 — MTPGAGSDLNRCRAGFHCHSPKSGSAGFRPLIGEAALASLEKQLICPICLEIFNKPVVILPCEHNLCRKCANELYKVCDPSLFQARTTMLVNSGRFRCPSCRHEVVLDRHGVYGLQRNLLVENIIDVYKQEVSNSNNVTCSDHEGEKVNIYCLTCQVPTCSLCKVFGAHQSCQVAPLTDVYQQQKEELSEDVSSLVAFNNKIQALIDELEETCRKIEVNCDAQKQSVCDTFARVFSVLEERQKAMTQRISSEEEEKTGHAQALLRRFGDGVEANNKLVERAASSMEELDMAAFIQSSRELITTVMAASGSCPAETLNPSCESMSHYRFNFSRQERAVRSIDFLRAVEEVPEEPDVEQEPEEPKEASVHNVEPKHHPETSLHRLESVVKPVKEPIPALVSSPVEPVQTAVPAPVPPGPGLLRVSAEPAGAVLEPEADDPDLPDGGWGEMKKEEEEEEEEEEEEEGCAAADPVKEGNICEHQEGMSTQQAVTLLFYLLAFLVILQRVWAYIGCFICT; from the exons ATGACCCCAGGAGCCGGCTCGGACCTGAACAGGTGCCGCGCCGGCTTCCACTGCCACTCGCCTAAATCTGGCTCAGCTGGTTTTAGGCCTCTCATT GGCGAGGCGGCGCTGGCATcgctggagaaacagctgatctgtcCCATCTGTCTGGAGATCTTCAACAAACCGGTGGTCATCCTGCCCTGCGAGCACAACCTCTGCAGGAAGTGTGCCAACGAGCTCTACAAGGTCTGTGAC cCCTCCTTGTTCCAGGCTCGCACCACCATGCTGGTGAACAGCGGCCGTTTCCGCTGTCCGTCCTGCAGACACGAGGTGGTGCTGGATCGCCACGGGGTCTACGGCCTGCAGCGAAACCTGCTGGTGGAGAACATCATCGACGtctacaaacaggaagtcagcaacagcaacaac GTAACTTGTTCCGACCATGAGGGTGAGAAAGTGAACATCTACTGTCTCACCTGTCAGGTTCCCACCTGCTCGCTCTGTAAGGTGTTCGGGGCTCATCAGTCCTGTCAGGTGGCTCCTCTGACGGACGTCTACCAGCAGCAGAAG gaggagctgagcgAAGACGTCAGCTCTCTGGTGGCTTTTAACAACAAAATCCAGGCCTTGATCGACGAGCTGGAGGAGACGTGCAGAAAgatagag GTGAACTGTGACGCTcagaaacagagtgtgtgtgacacgTTCGCTCGTGTGTTTTCCgtcctggaggagagacagaag GCGATGACGCAGCGAATcagctctgaggaggaagagaagacgGGCCACGCCCAGGCGCTGCTGCGTCGCTTTGGAGACGGCGTGGAGGCCAACAACAAGCTGGTGGAGCGAGCGGCGAGCAGCATGGAGGAGCTGGACATGGCTGCTTTTATTCAG AGTTCAAGAGAGCTGATCACAAC agtgaTGGCGGCGAGCGGCTCCTgtccagcagagacactgaaccCAAGTTGCGAGAGCATGAGTCACTACAGGTTTAACTTCAGCAGGCAGGAGAGAGCTGTGAGGAGCATAGACTTCCTCAGAG ctgtggaAGAAGTTCCTGAAGAACCGGACGTGGAACAAGAGCCAGAAGAACCCAAAGAAGCCTCAGTCCACAACGTGGAGCCAAAACACCACCCGGAGACCTCCCTCCACAGACTGGAATCTGTTGTCAAACCAGTTAAAGAGCCAATCCCAGCTCTGGTATCCTCACCAGTGGAACCAGTACAGACAGCTGTACCAGCACCAGTTCCACCGGGTCCAGGTCTGCTGAGGGTCTCTGCAGAGCCTGCGGGGGCAGTTTTAGAGCCAGAGGCTGACGACCCAGACTTACCTGATGGAGGATGGGGTGagatgaagaaggaggaggaggaggaggaggaggaggaggaggaggaggagggatgtgCAGCTGCTGATCCTGTTAAAGAAGGAAACATCTGTGAACATCAGGAGGGGATGAGCACACAGCAG gccGTCACTCTGCTCTTCTACCTGCTGGCCTTCCTGGTCATCCTGCAGAGGGTCTGGGCTTACATCGGCTGCTTCATCTGCACATAA
- the trim101 gene encoding tripartite motif containing 101 isoform X2: MLVNSGRFRCPSCRHEVVLDRHGVYGLQRNLLVENIIDVYKQEVSNSNNAASPLPPPPPPAQVTCSDHEGEKVNIYCLTCQVPTCSLCKVFGAHQSCQVAPLTDVYQQQKEELSEDVSSLVAFNNKIQALIDELEETCRKIEVNCDAQKQSVCDTFARVFSVLEERQKAMTQRISSEEEEKTGHAQALLRRFGDGVEANNKLVERAASSMEELDMAAFIQSSRELITTVMAASGSCPAETLNPSCESMSHYRFNFSRQERAVRSIDFLRAVEEVPEEPDVEQEPEEPKEASVHNVEPKHHPETSLHRLESVVKPVKEPIPALVSSPVEPVQTAVPAPVPPGPGLLRVSAEPAGAVLEPEADDPDLPDGGWGEMKKEEEEEEEEEEEEEGCAAADPVKEGNICEHQEGMSTQQAVTLLFYLLAFLVILQRVWAYIGCFICT, translated from the exons ATGCTGGTGAACAGCGGCCGTTTCCGCTGTCCGTCCTGCAGACACGAGGTGGTGCTGGATCGCCACGGGGTCTACGGCCTGCAGCGAAACCTGCTGGTGGAGAACATCATCGACGtctacaaacaggaagtcagcaacagcaacaacgcCGCAAG ccccctcccccctcctccccctcctgcccAGGTAACTTGTTCCGACCATGAGGGTGAGAAAGTGAACATCTACTGTCTCACCTGTCAGGTTCCCACCTGCTCGCTCTGTAAGGTGTTCGGGGCTCATCAGTCCTGTCAGGTGGCTCCTCTGACGGACGTCTACCAGCAGCAGAAG gaggagctgagcgAAGACGTCAGCTCTCTGGTGGCTTTTAACAACAAAATCCAGGCCTTGATCGACGAGCTGGAGGAGACGTGCAGAAAgatagag GTGAACTGTGACGCTcagaaacagagtgtgtgtgacacgTTCGCTCGTGTGTTTTCCgtcctggaggagagacagaag GCGATGACGCAGCGAATcagctctgaggaggaagagaagacgGGCCACGCCCAGGCGCTGCTGCGTCGCTTTGGAGACGGCGTGGAGGCCAACAACAAGCTGGTGGAGCGAGCGGCGAGCAGCATGGAGGAGCTGGACATGGCTGCTTTTATTCAG AGTTCAAGAGAGCTGATCACAAC agtgaTGGCGGCGAGCGGCTCCTgtccagcagagacactgaaccCAAGTTGCGAGAGCATGAGTCACTACAGGTTTAACTTCAGCAGGCAGGAGAGAGCTGTGAGGAGCATAGACTTCCTCAGAG ctgtggaAGAAGTTCCTGAAGAACCGGACGTGGAACAAGAGCCAGAAGAACCCAAAGAAGCCTCAGTCCACAACGTGGAGCCAAAACACCACCCGGAGACCTCCCTCCACAGACTGGAATCTGTTGTCAAACCAGTTAAAGAGCCAATCCCAGCTCTGGTATCCTCACCAGTGGAACCAGTACAGACAGCTGTACCAGCACCAGTTCCACCGGGTCCAGGTCTGCTGAGGGTCTCTGCAGAGCCTGCGGGGGCAGTTTTAGAGCCAGAGGCTGACGACCCAGACTTACCTGATGGAGGATGGGGTGagatgaagaaggaggaggaggaggaggaggaggaggaggaggaggaggagggatgtgCAGCTGCTGATCCTGTTAAAGAAGGAAACATCTGTGAACATCAGGAGGGGATGAGCACACAGCAG gccGTCACTCTGCTCTTCTACCTGCTGGCCTTCCTGGTCATCCTGCAGAGGGTCTGGGCTTACATCGGCTGCTTCATCTGCACATAA
- the dnajc5ab gene encoding dnaJ homolog subfamily C member 5, with amino-acid sequence MEQQRQRTLSTSGESLYIVLGVDKNATTEDIKKCYRKLALKFHPDKNPDNPDAAEKFKEINNAHSILSDATKKNIYDKYGSLGLYVAEQFGEENVNTYFVLSSWWAKALFVFCCLATGCYFCCCLCCCCNCCCGKCKPRPPMDQEPEFYVSPEDLEAQMTAEERDGGEPIVMQPSSATETTQLTSDAHQSYRTDAY; translated from the exons atggagcagcagagacagagaactcTCTCCACATCTGGAGAATCGCTGTACATCGTGCTGGGAGTCGACAAGAACGCCACGACAGAGGACATCAAGAAGTGTTACAG GAAACTGGCTTTGAAGTTTCACCCAGACAAGAATCCAGACAACCCGGACGCAGCCGAAAAATTTAAGGAAATCAACAACGCCCACTCCATCCTGAGCGACGCCACCAAGAAGAACATCTACGACAAATACGGCTCGCTGGGGCTCTACGTCGCAGAGCAGTTCGGAGAGGAGAACGTCAACACCTACTTTGTTCTGTCCAGCTGGTGGGCGAAG GCCCTGTTCGTCTTCTGCTGCCTGGCCACTGgctgttatttctgctgttgcctctgttgctgctgtaactgcTGCTGCGGGAAATGTAAACCTCGGCCGCCCATGGACCAGGAGCCCGAGTTCTACGTGTCCCCTGAGGACCTGGAGGCCCAGATGACCGCtgaggagagag ATGGCGGTGAGCCCATCGTGATGCAGCCATCATCAGCCACAGAAACCACCCAGCTCACCTCTGATGCCCACCAAAGCTACAGGACCGACGCATActag
- the adrm1 gene encoding proteasomal ubiquitin receptor ADRM1 isoform X2, with amino-acid sequence MSSGALFPSLVSGSRGSSSKYLVEFRAGKMTLKGNVVTPDKRKGTVYIQQSDDSLIHFCWKDRTTGNVDDDLIIFPDDCEFKRVNQCTTGRVYVLKFKAGSKRLFFWMQEPKTDKDDEYCRKVNEYLNNPPIPGAPGSGGGSGHELSALGGEGGLQNLLGNMSHNQLMQLIGPTGLGGLGLGALAGPGLANLLGSGGPATSSSSSSSRSQSAAATTPSGGASRLSSSQAPTTPVTPAASAVSPTGVAPSTPASAQTPVVPASVGSPSSHQPIQLSDLQSILATMNVPASAAAQGSAVDLASVCTPEMMAPILTNAEVQQRLLPFLPSGESLLQSTEEIQNTLNSPQFQQAMSMFSSALASGQLGPLLSQFGLPAEAVDAANRGDVEAFARAMQGSKGDSKDKKEDDEDMSLD; translated from the exons ATGTCGTCAGGCGCTCTCTTTCCAAGCCTGGTGAGCGGCTCGAGGGGAAGCTCCAGCAAGTACCTGGTGGAGTTTCGTGCTGGGAAAATGACCTTGAAGGGAAACGTAGTAACACCAGACAAACGCAAAGGCACGGTGTACATCCAGCAGTCCGACGACTCCCTGATTCACTTCTGCTGGAAGGACAGGACGACTGGGAATGTCGATGAT GACCTGATCATCTTCCCTGATGACTGTGAATTCAAGAGGGTGAACCAGTGCACTACAGGACGCGTCTACGTGCTGAAGTTCAAGGCTGGATCCAAGAGACTGTTCTTCTGGATGCAG GAGCCAAAGACTGACAAAGATGATGAGTACTGTCGCAAGGTGAACGAGTACCTGAACAACCCTCCCATTCCTGGAGCGCCGGGCAGCGGAGGCGGCAGCGGTCACGAGCTCTCTGCGCTcggaggagagggaggcctGCAAAACCTGCTGGGAAATATGAGCCACAACCAGCTGATGCAGCTGATTGGACCAACAGGACTCGGAGGACTGG GTCTGGGAGCTCTTGCTGGACCAGGACTTGCCAACTTGCTGGGCAGCGGAGGACCagccaccagcagctcctcgtccag CTCTCGTAgccagtcagcagcagccactACTCCATCAGGCGGAGCCTCCAGACTGAGCTCCTCTCAGGCCCCCACCACCCCTGTGACTCCTGCTGCCTCGGCTGTCTCCCCCACTGGTGTCGCTCCGTCCACACCAG CCTCAGCTCAGACCCCAGTGGTCCCAGCCTCTGTGGGAAGTCCTTCCTCCCACCAGCCCATCCAGCTCAGTGACCTTCAGAGCATCCTCGCCACCATGAACGTCCCGGCTTCGGCTGCTGCTCAGGGATCAGCGG TGGACCTCGCCAGTGTTTGCACCCCGGAGATGATGGCTCCCATCCTGACCAACGCTGAGGTCCAGCAGAGGCTCCTGCCCTTCCTGCCCAGCGGAGAAAGTTTACTGCAGAGCACCGAGGAGATCCAGAACACTCTCAACTCTCCTCAGTTCCAGCAG GCGATGAGCATGTTCAGCAGCGCCTTGGCCTCCGGGCAGCTCGGCCCTCTCCTGAGTCAGTTTGGTCTGCCGGCAGAAGCCGTGGACGCCGCCAACAGAGGAG ACGTGGAGGCGTTTGCCAGAGCCATGCAGGGCAGCAAAGGAGACTCCAAAGACAAGAAGGAGGACGACGAGGACATGAGTCTGGATTAG
- the adrm1 gene encoding proteasomal ubiquitin receptor ADRM1 isoform X1, with protein MSSGALFPSLVSGSRGSSSKYLVEFRAGKMTLKGNVVTPDKRKGTVYIQQSDDSLIHFCWKDRTTGNVDDDLIIFPDDCEFKRVNQCTTGRVYVLKFKAGSKRLFFWMQEPKTDKDDEYCRKVNEYLNNPPIPGAPGSGGGSGHELSALGGEGGLQNLLGNMSHNQLMQLIGPTGLGGLGGLGALAGPGLANLLGSGGPATSSSSSSSRSQSAAATTPSGGASRLSSSQAPTTPVTPAASAVSPTGVAPSTPASAQTPVVPASVGSPSSHQPIQLSDLQSILATMNVPASAAAQGSAVDLASVCTPEMMAPILTNAEVQQRLLPFLPSGESLLQSTEEIQNTLNSPQFQQAMSMFSSALASGQLGPLLSQFGLPAEAVDAANRGDVEAFARAMQGSKGDSKDKKEDDEDMSLD; from the exons ATGTCGTCAGGCGCTCTCTTTCCAAGCCTGGTGAGCGGCTCGAGGGGAAGCTCCAGCAAGTACCTGGTGGAGTTTCGTGCTGGGAAAATGACCTTGAAGGGAAACGTAGTAACACCAGACAAACGCAAAGGCACGGTGTACATCCAGCAGTCCGACGACTCCCTGATTCACTTCTGCTGGAAGGACAGGACGACTGGGAATGTCGATGAT GACCTGATCATCTTCCCTGATGACTGTGAATTCAAGAGGGTGAACCAGTGCACTACAGGACGCGTCTACGTGCTGAAGTTCAAGGCTGGATCCAAGAGACTGTTCTTCTGGATGCAG GAGCCAAAGACTGACAAAGATGATGAGTACTGTCGCAAGGTGAACGAGTACCTGAACAACCCTCCCATTCCTGGAGCGCCGGGCAGCGGAGGCGGCAGCGGTCACGAGCTCTCTGCGCTcggaggagagggaggcctGCAAAACCTGCTGGGAAATATGAGCCACAACCAGCTGATGCAGCTGATTGGACCAACAGGACTCGGAGGACTGG GAGGTCTGGGAGCTCTTGCTGGACCAGGACTTGCCAACTTGCTGGGCAGCGGAGGACCagccaccagcagctcctcgtccag CTCTCGTAgccagtcagcagcagccactACTCCATCAGGCGGAGCCTCCAGACTGAGCTCCTCTCAGGCCCCCACCACCCCTGTGACTCCTGCTGCCTCGGCTGTCTCCCCCACTGGTGTCGCTCCGTCCACACCAG CCTCAGCTCAGACCCCAGTGGTCCCAGCCTCTGTGGGAAGTCCTTCCTCCCACCAGCCCATCCAGCTCAGTGACCTTCAGAGCATCCTCGCCACCATGAACGTCCCGGCTTCGGCTGCTGCTCAGGGATCAGCGG TGGACCTCGCCAGTGTTTGCACCCCGGAGATGATGGCTCCCATCCTGACCAACGCTGAGGTCCAGCAGAGGCTCCTGCCCTTCCTGCCCAGCGGAGAAAGTTTACTGCAGAGCACCGAGGAGATCCAGAACACTCTCAACTCTCCTCAGTTCCAGCAG GCGATGAGCATGTTCAGCAGCGCCTTGGCCTCCGGGCAGCTCGGCCCTCTCCTGAGTCAGTTTGGTCTGCCGGCAGAAGCCGTGGACGCCGCCAACAGAGGAG ACGTGGAGGCGTTTGCCAGAGCCATGCAGGGCAGCAAAGGAGACTCCAAAGACAAGAAGGAGGACGACGAGGACATGAGTCTGGATTAG